A DNA window from Theobroma cacao cultivar B97-61/B2 chromosome 5, Criollo_cocoa_genome_V2, whole genome shotgun sequence contains the following coding sequences:
- the LOC18600569 gene encoding uncharacterized protein LOC18600569 isoform X3, giving the protein MEHGILVFDEDMEDQQSLMSSSHSFDSLSGSWTQPTPQSLLQVNLIQAFQTLPALGLKLSRTSSFLEKLDRIVQEQNSNGENQANSNSVYAAAKAKAKEALQQANKMKAENFPIALLRVGSWQRVSRNEGDLVAKCYFAKRKLVWEFLEHGLKSKIEIQWSDILSLKTVIQEDKPGILEIELNQPPSFHHEIDPQPRKHTQWRMVSDFTGGQAPTFRRHYLEFPPGALDRPIEKLFRCDNRLFQLSRQGYPTLESPYFQKYTYGVDLSFDFGGQGSHVNPDHQQQFSFSNAPSHFLSRHFQTYEQTAQKSVSTKDSDSPISDEHISNHMPLWGQGTNNVRDSLNANQVGGMAFTAAPGTQVNPTICLQNNHMPAYVQAAKRYQLGGLVPAPSTSQMHNPTLVSLQEAERHQPRFQRLSDLQNMLLSNSPTGFSNGVAEGNLSREGNPANYTSNVTAFYGQDMVDNPAVIMSNNLSNSNGTLISPHAACWPQPLVPNSNVDLQPGNNSFNSSVVPDLAMQYFSNPHPFNEFNDWAWKSG; this is encoded by the exons ATGGAGCATGGGATTTTGGTTTTTGATGAAGATATGGAGGATCAACAGTCTTTGATGAGTTCTTCTCACAGCTTTGATTCTCTTTCTGGGAGCTGGACACAGCCAACTCCACAG TCTTTGTTGCAGGTTAACTTGATTCAGGCTTTTCAGACATTACCTGCCCTTGGCTTGAAACTTTCTAGAACATCCTCTTTCCTAGAAAAGCTAGACCGGATAGTCCAAGAACAGAACTCCAATggtgaaaatcaagcaaactCTAATTCTGTTTATGCTGCAGCTAAAGCAAAGGCAAAAGAAGCTTTACAGCAAGCAAATAAGATGAAGGCTGAAAACTTCCCAATTGCTTTGCTTAGAGTCGGCTCATGGCAG AGGGTATCCAGAAATGAAGGTGACTTGGTAGCAAAGTGCTATTTTGCTAAGAGAAAGTTGGTTTGGGAGTTTTTGGAGCATGGTTTGAAAAGCAAGATCGAAATCCAGTGGTCTGACATCTTGTCCTTGAAGACTGTCATTCAGGAAGATAAGCCTGGAATTCTTGAAATTGAG TTAAACCAGCCTCCTTCCTTCCACCATGAGATTGATCCACAACCAAGGAAACACACTCAATGGAGAATGGTTTCAGACTTCACTGGAGGACAAGCCCCTACGTTCAG GAGGCACTACCTTGAATTTCCTCCCGGAGCCCTTGACAGGCCCATCGAGAAGCTCTTTAGATGCGACAACCGGTTGTTTCAGTTGAGCCGGCAAGGTTATCCAACTCTAGAGTCTCCATACTTTCAGAAATATACATATGGGGTTGATTTGTCTTTTGACTTTGGTGGCCAAGGGTCTCATGTCAATCCTGATCACCAGCAGcagttttcattttcaaatgccccttcacattttctttctcGACACTTTCAAACATATGAGCAGACAGCACAAAAATCTGTCAGTACTAAGGATTCAGATTCACCCATATCAG ATGAGCATATCAGCAACCACATGCCACTCTGGGGTCAAGGGACGAACAATGTGAGAGATAGTTTGAACGCAAACCAAGTGGGAGGAATGGCTTTCACTGCTGCTCCGGGCACCCAGGTGAATCCAACTATCTGTCTTCAAAACAACCATATGCCAGCTTATGTTCAAGCAGCTAAGAGATATCAACTTGGAGGACTAGTGCCTGCACCTTCAACCTCCCAGATGCATAATCCAACACTAGTTTCTCTTCAAGAAGCTGAAAGGCACCAACCAAGGTTTCAAAGACTAAGTGACCTCCAAAACATGCTGTTGAGCAACTCGCCAACCGGATTCTCCAATGGGGTAGCAGAGGGCAATCTATCCAGAGAAGGAAATCCTGCAAACTACACCAGTAATGTGACTGCATTCTATGGACAGGATATGGTTGATAATCCTGCAGTTATTATGAGCAACAATCTCTCAAACAGTAACGGCACGCTAATCTCTCCCCATGCTGCTTGCTGGCCGCAGCCTCTGGTTCCTAATTCGAATGTGGATCTGCAGCCTGGGAACAACTCATTTAATTCATCTGTTGTTCCTGATCTAGCTATGCAATACTTTTCCAATCCTCATCCCTTCAATGAGTTCAATGACTGGGCCTGGAAGTCTGGATAG
- the LOC18600569 gene encoding uncharacterized protein LOC18600569 isoform X4 produces the protein MEEVNLIQAFQTLPALGLKLSRTSSFLEKLDRIVQEQNSNGENQANSNSVYAAAKAKAKEALQQANKMKAENFPIALLRVGSWQRVSRNEGDLVAKCYFAKRKLVWEFLEHGLKSKIEIQWSDILSLKTVIQEDKPGILEIELNQPPSFHHEIDPQPRKHTQWRMVSDFTGGQAPTFRRHYLEFPPGALDRPIEKLFRCDNRLFQLSRQGYPTLESPYFQKYTYGVDLSFDFGGQGSHVNPDHQQQFSFSNAPSHFLSRHFQTYEQTAQKSVSTKDSDSPISVMDFSHIDEHISNHMPLWGQGTNNVRDSLNANQVGGMAFTAAPGTQVNPTICLQNNHMPAYVQAAKRYQLGGLVPAPSTSQMHNPTLVSLQEAERHQPRFQRLSDLQNMLLSNSPTGFSNGVAEGNLSREGNPANYTSNVTAFYGQDMVDNPAVIMSNNLSNSNGTLISPHAACWPQPLVPNSNVDLQPGNNSFNSSVVPDLAMQYFSNPHPFNEFNDWAWKSG, from the exons ATGGAAGAG GTTAACTTGATTCAGGCTTTTCAGACATTACCTGCCCTTGGCTTGAAACTTTCTAGAACATCCTCTTTCCTAGAAAAGCTAGACCGGATAGTCCAAGAACAGAACTCCAATggtgaaaatcaagcaaactCTAATTCTGTTTATGCTGCAGCTAAAGCAAAGGCAAAAGAAGCTTTACAGCAAGCAAATAAGATGAAGGCTGAAAACTTCCCAATTGCTTTGCTTAGAGTCGGCTCATGGCAG AGGGTATCCAGAAATGAAGGTGACTTGGTAGCAAAGTGCTATTTTGCTAAGAGAAAGTTGGTTTGGGAGTTTTTGGAGCATGGTTTGAAAAGCAAGATCGAAATCCAGTGGTCTGACATCTTGTCCTTGAAGACTGTCATTCAGGAAGATAAGCCTGGAATTCTTGAAATTGAG TTAAACCAGCCTCCTTCCTTCCACCATGAGATTGATCCACAACCAAGGAAACACACTCAATGGAGAATGGTTTCAGACTTCACTGGAGGACAAGCCCCTACGTTCAG GAGGCACTACCTTGAATTTCCTCCCGGAGCCCTTGACAGGCCCATCGAGAAGCTCTTTAGATGCGACAACCGGTTGTTTCAGTTGAGCCGGCAAGGTTATCCAACTCTAGAGTCTCCATACTTTCAGAAATATACATATGGGGTTGATTTGTCTTTTGACTTTGGTGGCCAAGGGTCTCATGTCAATCCTGATCACCAGCAGcagttttcattttcaaatgccccttcacattttctttctcGACACTTTCAAACATATGAGCAGACAGCACAAAAATCTGTCAGTACTAAGGATTCAGATTCACCCATATCAG TTATGGATTTTTCACATATAGATGAGCATATCAGCAACCACATGCCACTCTGGGGTCAAGGGACGAACAATGTGAGAGATAGTTTGAACGCAAACCAAGTGGGAGGAATGGCTTTCACTGCTGCTCCGGGCACCCAGGTGAATCCAACTATCTGTCTTCAAAACAACCATATGCCAGCTTATGTTCAAGCAGCTAAGAGATATCAACTTGGAGGACTAGTGCCTGCACCTTCAACCTCCCAGATGCATAATCCAACACTAGTTTCTCTTCAAGAAGCTGAAAGGCACCAACCAAGGTTTCAAAGACTAAGTGACCTCCAAAACATGCTGTTGAGCAACTCGCCAACCGGATTCTCCAATGGGGTAGCAGAGGGCAATCTATCCAGAGAAGGAAATCCTGCAAACTACACCAGTAATGTGACTGCATTCTATGGACAGGATATGGTTGATAATCCTGCAGTTATTATGAGCAACAATCTCTCAAACAGTAACGGCACGCTAATCTCTCCCCATGCTGCTTGCTGGCCGCAGCCTCTGGTTCCTAATTCGAATGTGGATCTGCAGCCTGGGAACAACTCATTTAATTCATCTGTTGTTCCTGATCTAGCTATGCAATACTTTTCCAATCCTCATCCCTTCAATGAGTTCAATGACTGGGCCTGGAAGTCTGGATAG
- the LOC18600569 gene encoding uncharacterized protein LOC18600569 isoform X1 — protein sequence MEHGILVFDEDMEDQQSLMSSSHSFDSLSGSWTQPTPQSLLQVNLIQAFQTLPALGLKLSRTSSFLEKLDRIVQEQNSNGENQANSNSVYAAAKAKAKEALQQANKMKAENFPIALLRVGSWQRVSRNEGDLVAKCYFAKRKLVWEFLEHGLKSKIEIQWSDILSLKTVIQEDKPGILEIELNQPPSFHHEIDPQPRKHTQWRMVSDFTGGQAPTFRRHYLEFPPGALDRPIEKLFRCDNRLFQLSRQGYPTLESPYFQKYTYGVDLSFDFGGQGSHVNPDHQQQFSFSNAPSHFLSRHFQTYEQTAQKSVSTKDSDSPISVMDFSHIDEHISNHMPLWGQGTNNVRDSLNANQVGGMAFTAAPGTQVNPTICLQNNHMPAYVQAAKRYQLGGLVPAPSTSQMHNPTLVSLQEAERHQPRFQRLSDLQNMLLSNSPTGFSNGVAEGNLSREGNPANYTSNVTAFYGQDMVDNPAVIMSNNLSNSNGTLISPHAACWPQPLVPNSNVDLQPGNNSFNSSVVPDLAMQYFSNPHPFNEFNDWAWKSG from the exons ATGGAGCATGGGATTTTGGTTTTTGATGAAGATATGGAGGATCAACAGTCTTTGATGAGTTCTTCTCACAGCTTTGATTCTCTTTCTGGGAGCTGGACACAGCCAACTCCACAG TCTTTGTTGCAGGTTAACTTGATTCAGGCTTTTCAGACATTACCTGCCCTTGGCTTGAAACTTTCTAGAACATCCTCTTTCCTAGAAAAGCTAGACCGGATAGTCCAAGAACAGAACTCCAATggtgaaaatcaagcaaactCTAATTCTGTTTATGCTGCAGCTAAAGCAAAGGCAAAAGAAGCTTTACAGCAAGCAAATAAGATGAAGGCTGAAAACTTCCCAATTGCTTTGCTTAGAGTCGGCTCATGGCAG AGGGTATCCAGAAATGAAGGTGACTTGGTAGCAAAGTGCTATTTTGCTAAGAGAAAGTTGGTTTGGGAGTTTTTGGAGCATGGTTTGAAAAGCAAGATCGAAATCCAGTGGTCTGACATCTTGTCCTTGAAGACTGTCATTCAGGAAGATAAGCCTGGAATTCTTGAAATTGAG TTAAACCAGCCTCCTTCCTTCCACCATGAGATTGATCCACAACCAAGGAAACACACTCAATGGAGAATGGTTTCAGACTTCACTGGAGGACAAGCCCCTACGTTCAG GAGGCACTACCTTGAATTTCCTCCCGGAGCCCTTGACAGGCCCATCGAGAAGCTCTTTAGATGCGACAACCGGTTGTTTCAGTTGAGCCGGCAAGGTTATCCAACTCTAGAGTCTCCATACTTTCAGAAATATACATATGGGGTTGATTTGTCTTTTGACTTTGGTGGCCAAGGGTCTCATGTCAATCCTGATCACCAGCAGcagttttcattttcaaatgccccttcacattttctttctcGACACTTTCAAACATATGAGCAGACAGCACAAAAATCTGTCAGTACTAAGGATTCAGATTCACCCATATCAG TTATGGATTTTTCACATATAGATGAGCATATCAGCAACCACATGCCACTCTGGGGTCAAGGGACGAACAATGTGAGAGATAGTTTGAACGCAAACCAAGTGGGAGGAATGGCTTTCACTGCTGCTCCGGGCACCCAGGTGAATCCAACTATCTGTCTTCAAAACAACCATATGCCAGCTTATGTTCAAGCAGCTAAGAGATATCAACTTGGAGGACTAGTGCCTGCACCTTCAACCTCCCAGATGCATAATCCAACACTAGTTTCTCTTCAAGAAGCTGAAAGGCACCAACCAAGGTTTCAAAGACTAAGTGACCTCCAAAACATGCTGTTGAGCAACTCGCCAACCGGATTCTCCAATGGGGTAGCAGAGGGCAATCTATCCAGAGAAGGAAATCCTGCAAACTACACCAGTAATGTGACTGCATTCTATGGACAGGATATGGTTGATAATCCTGCAGTTATTATGAGCAACAATCTCTCAAACAGTAACGGCACGCTAATCTCTCCCCATGCTGCTTGCTGGCCGCAGCCTCTGGTTCCTAATTCGAATGTGGATCTGCAGCCTGGGAACAACTCATTTAATTCATCTGTTGTTCCTGATCTAGCTATGCAATACTTTTCCAATCCTCATCCCTTCAATGAGTTCAATGACTGGGCCTGGAAGTCTGGATAG
- the LOC18600567 gene encoding uncharacterized protein LOC18600567, which yields MGSSSVITPEDVLESLMNDGTIDALRLKIINQLKANEELKNTTIRMAEQSKVLNTPGAEKQTKRELFDALRQELETPVLERASKSVWDLILDSNGLGKEISETVERVFCKLSGREPPLFPHPNDESQPEKEADDEKGKGKEKENENEKENSNSKSKKRNFSEMNAEGSATEVAGKSSDTPAAPDDAT from the exons ATGGGGTCATCATCAGTAATAACCCCAGAAGACGTGTTGGAGTCTTTGATGAATGATGGAACCATTGATGCTCTCAGGTTGAAGATTATCAATCAGCTTAAAGCCAAT GAGGAGCTGAAGAATACAACAATTAGAATGGCAGAGCAGAGTAAGGTCCTTAACACCCCTGGGGCAGAGAAACAGACCAAAAGAGAATTGTTTGATGCACTTAGGCAGGAACTTGA AACCCCAGTTCTTGAGAGGGCGTCAAAATCAGTTTGGGATTTGATTTTGGATAGCAATGGGCTAGGGAAGGAAATAAGTGAAACAGTGGAAAGAGTCTTTTGTAAATTAAGTGGCAGGGAACCTCCACTATTTCCTCATCCAAATGATGAAAGCCAGCCTGAAAAAGAAGCTGATGACgagaaaggaaaagggaaagaaaaggagaatgaaaatgaaaaggagAATTCAAACTCTAAATCAAAGAAACGAAATTTCAGTGAAATGAATGCTGAGGGAAGTGCCACTGAAGTTGCTGGCAAATCTAGCGATACTCCAGCTGCGCCTGATGATGCAACTTAA
- the LOC18600569 gene encoding uncharacterized protein LOC18600569 isoform X2 has translation MEHGILVFDEDMEDQQSLMSSSHSFDSLSGSWTQPTPQVNLIQAFQTLPALGLKLSRTSSFLEKLDRIVQEQNSNGENQANSNSVYAAAKAKAKEALQQANKMKAENFPIALLRVGSWQRVSRNEGDLVAKCYFAKRKLVWEFLEHGLKSKIEIQWSDILSLKTVIQEDKPGILEIELNQPPSFHHEIDPQPRKHTQWRMVSDFTGGQAPTFRRHYLEFPPGALDRPIEKLFRCDNRLFQLSRQGYPTLESPYFQKYTYGVDLSFDFGGQGSHVNPDHQQQFSFSNAPSHFLSRHFQTYEQTAQKSVSTKDSDSPISVMDFSHIDEHISNHMPLWGQGTNNVRDSLNANQVGGMAFTAAPGTQVNPTICLQNNHMPAYVQAAKRYQLGGLVPAPSTSQMHNPTLVSLQEAERHQPRFQRLSDLQNMLLSNSPTGFSNGVAEGNLSREGNPANYTSNVTAFYGQDMVDNPAVIMSNNLSNSNGTLISPHAACWPQPLVPNSNVDLQPGNNSFNSSVVPDLAMQYFSNPHPFNEFNDWAWKSG, from the exons ATGGAGCATGGGATTTTGGTTTTTGATGAAGATATGGAGGATCAACAGTCTTTGATGAGTTCTTCTCACAGCTTTGATTCTCTTTCTGGGAGCTGGACACAGCCAACTCCACAG GTTAACTTGATTCAGGCTTTTCAGACATTACCTGCCCTTGGCTTGAAACTTTCTAGAACATCCTCTTTCCTAGAAAAGCTAGACCGGATAGTCCAAGAACAGAACTCCAATggtgaaaatcaagcaaactCTAATTCTGTTTATGCTGCAGCTAAAGCAAAGGCAAAAGAAGCTTTACAGCAAGCAAATAAGATGAAGGCTGAAAACTTCCCAATTGCTTTGCTTAGAGTCGGCTCATGGCAG AGGGTATCCAGAAATGAAGGTGACTTGGTAGCAAAGTGCTATTTTGCTAAGAGAAAGTTGGTTTGGGAGTTTTTGGAGCATGGTTTGAAAAGCAAGATCGAAATCCAGTGGTCTGACATCTTGTCCTTGAAGACTGTCATTCAGGAAGATAAGCCTGGAATTCTTGAAATTGAG TTAAACCAGCCTCCTTCCTTCCACCATGAGATTGATCCACAACCAAGGAAACACACTCAATGGAGAATGGTTTCAGACTTCACTGGAGGACAAGCCCCTACGTTCAG GAGGCACTACCTTGAATTTCCTCCCGGAGCCCTTGACAGGCCCATCGAGAAGCTCTTTAGATGCGACAACCGGTTGTTTCAGTTGAGCCGGCAAGGTTATCCAACTCTAGAGTCTCCATACTTTCAGAAATATACATATGGGGTTGATTTGTCTTTTGACTTTGGTGGCCAAGGGTCTCATGTCAATCCTGATCACCAGCAGcagttttcattttcaaatgccccttcacattttctttctcGACACTTTCAAACATATGAGCAGACAGCACAAAAATCTGTCAGTACTAAGGATTCAGATTCACCCATATCAG TTATGGATTTTTCACATATAGATGAGCATATCAGCAACCACATGCCACTCTGGGGTCAAGGGACGAACAATGTGAGAGATAGTTTGAACGCAAACCAAGTGGGAGGAATGGCTTTCACTGCTGCTCCGGGCACCCAGGTGAATCCAACTATCTGTCTTCAAAACAACCATATGCCAGCTTATGTTCAAGCAGCTAAGAGATATCAACTTGGAGGACTAGTGCCTGCACCTTCAACCTCCCAGATGCATAATCCAACACTAGTTTCTCTTCAAGAAGCTGAAAGGCACCAACCAAGGTTTCAAAGACTAAGTGACCTCCAAAACATGCTGTTGAGCAACTCGCCAACCGGATTCTCCAATGGGGTAGCAGAGGGCAATCTATCCAGAGAAGGAAATCCTGCAAACTACACCAGTAATGTGACTGCATTCTATGGACAGGATATGGTTGATAATCCTGCAGTTATTATGAGCAACAATCTCTCAAACAGTAACGGCACGCTAATCTCTCCCCATGCTGCTTGCTGGCCGCAGCCTCTGGTTCCTAATTCGAATGTGGATCTGCAGCCTGGGAACAACTCATTTAATTCATCTGTTGTTCCTGATCTAGCTATGCAATACTTTTCCAATCCTCATCCCTTCAATGAGTTCAATGACTGGGCCTGGAAGTCTGGATAG